The Methanoplanus sp. FWC-SCC4 genome has a window encoding:
- a CDS encoding RNase P subunit p30 family protein, translating into MAYSDACVYPYPAGSTSVRRLALEAKHLGIDRLVCVKSDFTGDFYGVKVVSGAFIAAENFRNLTSALKKEKNADIIMVKAGDAGFNRSVLNSGRVHILKNIHLAPKKAFDDVCARSAIKNGIAIDIDISVIIEQRGIIRQKALTCYGEILKFQRKYKFPLTISTGARSYMGLRSVNEITSICSLFGMSRDEVCEALSSVDELLNPKTPVEVLFSV; encoded by the coding sequence ATGGCATATTCTGACGCCTGCGTATATCCGTACCCGGCAGGCAGTACTTCTGTGCGCAGACTGGCTCTGGAGGCAAAACATCTCGGAATAGATCGGCTTGTCTGTGTAAAATCTGATTTTACAGGTGATTTTTATGGGGTTAAGGTAGTTTCAGGTGCTTTTATTGCCGCTGAAAATTTCAGAAATCTTACCTCGGCTCTTAAAAAAGAGAAGAATGCAGATATCATCATGGTAAAAGCAGGAGATGCGGGATTTAATCGTTCCGTATTGAACTCAGGCAGGGTGCATATTTTGAAGAACATCCATCTGGCTCCGAAGAAGGCTTTTGATGATGTCTGTGCAAGGAGCGCAATTAAAAATGGAATTGCCATAGATATCGATATATCCGTAATTATTGAACAGCGTGGAATAATCAGACAAAAAGCGCTGACCTGTTACGGTGAGATTTTAAAATTTCAAAGAAAGTATAAATTCCCCCTGACGATTTCAACCGGGGCCCGCTCATACATGGGCCTTCGTTCTGTAAATGAAATAACAAGCATTTGTAGTCTTTTTGGAATGAGCAGAGATGAGGTCTGTGAGGCGCTCTCTTCAGTTGATGAACTGTTAAATCCAAAGACTCCTGTGGAGGTGCTTTTTAGCGTATGA
- a CDS encoding 50S ribosomal protein L15e: MSKSMYSYVRDAWKRPDASEVKSLLWNRMQEWRREGSVVRIERPTRIDRARNLGYRAKQGIIVVRAKVRRGGRRKSRYIRGRRTARMGMRRATMGKSIQRIAEERATRRYVNMEVLNSYWVGEDGRSKWYEVILVDGHHPAIKNDTHLSWMSSPKQRGRAERGKTSAGIKGRGMRKRGKGTEHTRPSIRSNQNRGK, from the coding sequence ATGTCAAAATCAATGTACAGCTATGTCCGTGACGCATGGAAGCGCCCGGATGCATCTGAAGTAAAATCACTTCTCTGGAATCGCATGCAGGAATGGCGTCGCGAGGGAAGTGTAGTCCGTATCGAACGCCCAACAAGGATTGACCGTGCAAGAAACCTTGGTTACCGTGCAAAGCAGGGAATCATCGTTGTACGTGCAAAGGTACGCCGTGGAGGACGCCGTAAGTCACGCTATATCCGTGGACGCCGTACAGCCCGTATGGGTATGCGCCGTGCAACAATGGGAAAGAGCATTCAGAGAATCGCAGAAGAGCGTGCAACACGCAGATATGTGAACATGGAAGTTCTTAACTCCTACTGGGTAGGCGAAGACGGAAGATCAAAGTGGTATGAGGTTATTCTCGTAGACGGTCATCACCCTGCAATCAAAAACGACACTCATCTTTCATGGATGTCATCTCCAAAGCAGAGAGGTCGTGCAGAGCGTGGAAAGACCAGTGCAGGTATAAAGGGACGTGGTATGCGCAAGAGAGGAAAAGGTACCGAGCATACCCGCCCAAGTATCCGTTCAAACCAGAACAGAGGAAAATAA
- the moaC gene encoding cyclic pyranopterin monophosphate synthase MoaC yields MAEFSHIKDDKAYMVDVTGKKDVSREAVAAGRIYLREETLIAIRKGDVVKGNVLATARIAAIQAVKQTHHLIPMCHPLPVGGVEIDFNDGGEENYIEAFCTVKTYGKTGVEMEALTGVSVALLTIWDMVKSAEKDEEGQYPETGIEDIHVVEKKKGI; encoded by the coding sequence ATGGCTGAATTTTCACATATAAAAGACGATAAAGCATACATGGTGGATGTAACAGGAAAAAAGGATGTGAGCCGTGAGGCTGTTGCAGCCGGAAGGATATACCTCAGGGAAGAGACTCTTATTGCAATAAGAAAAGGGGACGTGGTTAAGGGCAATGTCCTTGCAACTGCCAGAATTGCTGCAATCCAGGCTGTTAAGCAGACCCATCATCTTATCCCTATGTGTCATCCGCTCCCTGTCGGAGGTGTTGAGATTGATTTCAATGACGGCGGCGAGGAGAATTATATCGAGGCATTCTGCACTGTTAAAACATATGGAAAGACCGGGGTTGAGATGGAGGCCCTTACCGGTGTTTCTGTTGCTCTTCTGACTATATGGGATATGGTAAAGTCAGCAGAGAAAGATGAGGAAGGTCAGTATCCTGAAACCGGTATAGAGGATATTCACGTTGTTGAAAAGAAAAAGGGAATCTGA
- a CDS encoding NAD(P)H-hydrate dehydratase, which yields MMSVKKFIEFAEEGIISPARMRAVDKNAISLGVSGLLLMESAGRSLAQAVMSENPGLVLILCGRGNNGGDGFVAARYLQRVADVHVIYPVPGPSTPDAQANLSSLSGCAVEVHPVFGADDLRRLSDLFNTADCIVDAILGTGASGALREPVSDMVLMSNISPAKVVSADVPTPGINADRIISFHRPKTEGSEVYDIGIPLAAEVFTGPGDLTLIPEKESLSHKGEGGEVLIIGGGPYRGAPYLAGLSALRGGADIVRIASPVVMDYPDLIVEKLRGDVIDESHTERLAMLAKKSDCVVAGCGLGENSHGVLEEVSPYFKKAVVDADGLRRPLIKGKDTIYTPHAGEFKRISGKAPSSSVYERACEVREFCSKNNVTVLLKGNVDIISNGDSVRFNKTGCPSMTTGGTGDVLAGLLGALSCRMDSFEAACTAAYANGRCGEIVSEKYGDGLMAGDITERISEVLYRGL from the coding sequence ATGATGAGTGTAAAAAAGTTTATTGAATTTGCAGAGGAGGGGATAATTTCTCCGGCAAGAATGCGTGCTGTTGACAAAAATGCAATCTCTCTTGGAGTATCGGGACTTTTGCTTATGGAGAGTGCGGGAAGGTCACTTGCACAGGCTGTAATGAGTGAGAATCCCGGTCTTGTTTTAATTCTCTGTGGCAGAGGAAATAACGGGGGTGACGGGTTTGTTGCGGCACGTTATCTTCAGAGAGTTGCTGATGTTCATGTGATATATCCGGTGCCCGGACCCTCCACTCCTGATGCACAGGCAAATCTGTCATCCCTTTCAGGTTGTGCGGTCGAAGTACACCCTGTTTTTGGTGCTGATGATTTAAGGAGGCTTTCTGATCTGTTTAATACGGCAGACTGCATCGTGGATGCAATACTGGGGACAGGTGCATCGGGTGCTTTGCGTGAGCCGGTTTCCGATATGGTTTTAATGTCAAATATTTCTCCTGCAAAGGTCGTATCCGCAGATGTCCCTACTCCCGGCATTAATGCTGACAGGATCATTTCTTTTCATCGTCCTAAAACGGAAGGCTCGGAAGTATACGATATCGGTATTCCCCTTGCGGCAGAGGTGTTTACGGGCCCTGGTGATCTTACACTCATTCCTGAGAAAGAATCACTTTCCCATAAGGGAGAGGGGGGTGAAGTGCTTATTATCGGCGGCGGTCCTTACCGCGGTGCACCATATCTTGCGGGATTGTCAGCACTGCGGGGAGGAGCGGATATTGTGAGGATTGCCTCCCCTGTTGTTATGGACTATCCCGATTTAATCGTTGAAAAACTAAGAGGCGATGTGATTGATGAATCACACACCGAAAGGCTTGCCATGCTTGCAAAAAAATCCGACTGTGTCGTTGCGGGGTGCGGACTCGGAGAGAACAGCCACGGGGTTTTGGAAGAAGTTTCGCCTTACTTTAAAAAAGCGGTTGTTGATGCAGACGGCCTGAGAAGGCCGTTAATAAAAGGAAAAGATACAATATATACTCCGCATGCGGGTGAATTTAAGAGAATATCAGGAAAAGCTCCTTCTTCATCGGTTTATGAGCGTGCATGTGAGGTTCGTGAGTTCTGTTCAAAAAACAATGTAACTGTACTTCTAAAGGGAAATGTTGACATAATTTCAAATGGCGACAGTGTACGCTTTAACAAAACCGGTTGTCCTTCAATGACCACAGGGGGTACGGGGGACGTTCTTGCAGGTCTTTTGGGTGCACTTTCATGCAGGATGGACTCTTTTGAAGCTGCATGCACCGCGGCATATGCAAACGGGAGATGTGGGGAAATTGTTTCAGAAAAATACGGTGACGGTCTTATGGCCGGGGACATAACAGAAAGGATTTCCGAAGTACTTTATAGAGGATTATAA
- a CDS encoding DHH family phosphoesterase, whose translation MGFANEVSEVSEKIKDAESVTVISHIDADGIASEAVLRQAIARCGIDVTSVFVRQLEPITMKYIPDNSSLKVFIDLGAGQQNLLEERGLRENEVVIIDHHVSQDVDTPYLQVNGLPYGYEKLSAAGTGYLVSKQIDDYNTDLAKIAVVGNVGDMMAREHCGLVGPARGIVEDGVECGNIEIVTDDLNCYGISTRPLHYCLSFSDDPFVPGITNNPSGAQDLIENDAGIDLKKRNGKWRVWEDLSPEEKRTLIGILALRLHSAGEPTKRLKAEHYIFPDEMKYTPLRNASEYATMLNACGRWVKPKIGSSVCCGDRGEGYREAEVMLRHHRTVIREMMEYILETGVTELSALQYLHVGDRFPDTIVGIGAGMALSKLNWKLPIMILCYLPDDPELIKVSMRTNERMVQAGMDLQAALMKAAEAAGGGGGGHKIAAGAYIPRSAEEGFAESVNRILEKQSS comes from the coding sequence ATGGGTTTTGCAAATGAGGTCTCAGAGGTTTCAGAGAAAATAAAGGATGCTGAATCAGTAACAGTCATATCCCACATAGATGCCGACGGCATAGCAAGTGAAGCAGTTCTGCGTCAGGCAATAGCAAGATGCGGTATTGATGTAACCTCTGTTTTTGTAAGACAACTCGAACCCATCACAATGAAATATATACCTGACAACAGTTCGCTTAAAGTTTTTATTGACCTTGGTGCAGGACAACAGAATCTTCTCGAAGAAAGGGGACTAAGGGAGAATGAAGTTGTTATAATCGATCACCACGTTTCACAGGATGTGGATACCCCTTATCTCCAGGTAAACGGCCTTCCTTACGGCTATGAAAAACTTTCAGCCGCCGGTACAGGATATCTTGTCTCAAAGCAGATAGACGACTACAACACAGATCTTGCAAAGATCGCAGTCGTCGGCAATGTAGGGGATATGATGGCAAGGGAACATTGCGGACTTGTAGGCCCTGCACGGGGGATCGTGGAAGACGGAGTGGAATGTGGAAATATTGAAATTGTGACAGACGACCTCAACTGTTACGGAATATCCACAAGACCTCTTCATTACTGCCTCTCTTTTTCAGATGACCCGTTTGTACCCGGAATTACAAACAATCCCTCCGGGGCACAGGATTTGATTGAGAATGATGCAGGGATAGATCTTAAAAAAAGAAACGGCAAATGGCGTGTCTGGGAAGATCTATCCCCGGAAGAAAAAAGGACTCTTATCGGAATACTTGCTCTGCGCCTTCATAGTGCAGGCGAACCTACAAAACGCCTGAAAGCAGAGCACTACATCTTCCCTGATGAAATGAAGTACACTCCGCTAAGAAATGCTTCCGAATATGCAACAATGCTAAACGCATGCGGAAGATGGGTAAAACCAAAAATCGGAAGCTCAGTCTGCTGCGGTGACAGGGGAGAGGGATACAGGGAAGCTGAAGTAATGCTGCGTCATCACAGAACCGTTATCAGGGAAATGATGGAATATATTCTTGAAACCGGAGTTACCGAACTTTCAGCTCTCCAGTATTTACATGTGGGAGACAGATTCCCGGACACAATAGTTGGAATAGGGGCAGGAATGGCTCTTTCTAAACTTAACTGGAAACTTCCGATCATGATTTTATGCTATCTCCCCGACGATCCCGAACTCATAAAAGTATCAATGAGGACGAATGAAAGGATGGTTCAGGCCGGCATGGATCTACAGGCTGCATTAATGAAAGCAGCCGAAGCCGCAGGTGGCGGAGGCGGAGGGCATAAAATAGCTGCGGGCGCATATATACCAAGAAGTGCCGAAGAGGGGTTTGCAGAAAGTGTCAACAGAATCCTTGAAAAACAATCATCTTAA
- a CDS encoding PUA domain-containing protein gives MSTESLKNNHLKRIRVIADFQFGKNTGEYLFPDECEFKLSTTKRIRYVLLDGDRVATVRANDGRLTLSNKGASRLYECLKEPGYRVNIKSEVSSFVESGKNAMAKHVVSADENIRAGDEVLVCDESGRLIATGSALLSGEEMTAFNYGVAVQIRKGS, from the coding sequence GTGTCAACAGAATCCTTGAAAAACAATCATCTTAAGCGAATAAGAGTAATTGCCGACTTTCAGTTCGGAAAGAATACGGGAGAATATCTCTTCCCCGATGAATGCGAGTTCAAACTTTCAACCACAAAAAGAATCAGATATGTCCTTTTAGACGGCGACAGAGTCGCAACAGTCAGGGCAAATGACGGCAGACTTACATTAAGCAACAAGGGTGCCTCAAGATTATATGAATGTTTGAAAGAACCAGGATACCGTGTGAATATCAAATCAGAAGTCTCATCTTTTGTAGAGAGCGGCAAAAACGCAATGGCAAAACATGTGGTTTCTGCTGATGAAAATATTCGTGCAGGCGATGAGGTTTTAGTCTGCGATGAATCAGGAAGACTCATCGCAACAGGGAGCGCTCTCCTTTCCGGAGAGGAAATGACTGCATTTAATTATGGTGTAGCAGTACAGATTAGAAAAGGGAGTTAA
- a CDS encoding nascent polypeptide-associated complex protein translates to MIPGVNPKQMKQMMKKLGMKMEEIEDVERVVVYTKKGNYVFEGAEVVLTTMQGMTTYQIQGAEPVFEEAEIQIPEDDVKMVAEQAGVSEDKALLTLKETKGDIAEAILKLSE, encoded by the coding sequence ATGATTCCAGGCGTCAATCCAAAACAGATGAAACAGATGATGAAAAAACTCGGCATGAAAATGGAAGAAATCGAGGATGTCGAGCGTGTCGTGGTATACACAAAGAAAGGAAATTATGTCTTTGAAGGTGCGGAAGTTGTTTTAACAACAATGCAGGGAATGACAACATACCAGATTCAGGGAGCCGAGCCTGTCTTTGAAGAGGCAGAAATACAAATCCCTGAAGATGATGTCAAAATGGTTGCAGAGCAGGCCGGCGTCTCAGAAGACAAGGCTCTTTTAACATTAAAGGAAACAAAAGGCGATATCGCCGAGGCTATTTTAAAGCTTTCAGAATAA
- a CDS encoding methyltransferase domain-containing protein, with the protein MIKENDRVLLIGEKREFFVRAGEGDLSTDKGIIKLADLTGLDTGDIVKTHLGVSFKIRIPRPVDFFSYAKRTGAPMLPKDIGTVIAYTGMNKKDRVLDAGTGSGVAAIFFGSVAGFVDTYEIREEFSKICAKNIADAGLENVRVNAGDFLSVESDEKYDVIHLDMQIEKEHVKHAYGLLKTGGYLATYTPFLEQTFNVMDAAEDLFSEVVCHELIGRELSRTKRGTRPSTRVCHTGYITICRK; encoded by the coding sequence ATGATCAAAGAAAACGACAGAGTCCTTCTTATCGGAGAAAAACGTGAATTTTTTGTCCGTGCAGGTGAAGGCGATCTATCAACAGACAAAGGCATAATCAAACTTGCAGATTTAACCGGCCTTGATACGGGAGATATAGTAAAGACTCATCTTGGTGTGAGTTTTAAAATCAGGATACCCCGTCCGGTTGACTTTTTCAGCTACGCCAAAAGAACAGGCGCACCAATGCTCCCAAAGGATATTGGGACAGTCATTGCCTATACAGGAATGAACAAAAAAGACAGAGTGCTTGACGCAGGTACCGGAAGCGGTGTTGCGGCAATATTCTTTGGCAGTGTTGCAGGTTTTGTCGATACATATGAAATAAGAGAGGAGTTCTCAAAAATCTGCGCAAAAAATATCGCAGATGCAGGTCTTGAGAATGTCAGAGTGAATGCAGGTGACTTTTTATCAGTAGAGTCTGATGAAAAATATGATGTGATCCACCTTGACATGCAGATCGAAAAGGAGCATGTAAAGCACGCATACGGACTTCTCAAAACAGGCGGATATCTTGCAACCTACACTCCGTTTTTAGAGCAGACATTCAATGTTATGGATGCAGCGGAAGATTTATTTTCAGAAGTCGTATGCCATGAATTAATCGGACGCGAACTTTCCAGAACAAAAAGGGGCACAAGGCCCTCTACAAGAGTATGCCACACAGGGTATATCACAATCTGCCGGAAATAA
- the pyrB gene encoding aspartate carbamoyltransferase → MRHIISIKDFGRDEIDALLEKAAKIQKLGSYKRTLEGKLVALLFFEPSTRTRMSFTSALARLGGDPITVDSVEGSSISKGETLADTVRVVSSYVDAIVLRHPKEGAALLASEFASVPVINAGDGAGQHPSQTLLDLFTIKENMPLDGIDVGLLGDLRYGRTAHSLSYALSNYDVRLHTIAPKSLEMPAGHMSELKKRGVEVIEHQGLEEVINDLDVLYATRIQRERFPDSASYSRVANTYRITPDTLKDVRENLILLHPLPRAGEISPEVDALPYAKYFRQAQNGIPVRMAMLEEVML, encoded by the coding sequence ATGCGCCATATAATATCGATCAAGGATTTTGGAAGGGACGAAATAGATGCCCTTTTAGAGAAAGCAGCAAAAATACAAAAACTTGGTAGTTATAAACGCACTCTCGAAGGAAAACTTGTTGCACTTCTCTTTTTTGAACCAAGCACACGAACGAGAATGTCTTTTACATCCGCCCTTGCCCGCCTTGGCGGAGACCCGATAACCGTAGACAGTGTTGAGGGAAGTTCAATATCAAAAGGGGAGACTCTTGCGGATACAGTCAGGGTCGTAAGCAGTTACGTTGATGCAATTGTTCTACGCCACCCAAAAGAAGGCGCTGCACTCCTGGCATCAGAATTTGCGTCGGTTCCGGTAATAAACGCAGGAGACGGAGCAGGACAGCATCCTTCACAGACTCTTCTTGACTTATTCACGATAAAAGAAAATATGCCACTTGACGGAATAGACGTTGGACTCTTAGGGGATCTAAGATACGGAAGGACTGCTCATTCACTCTCATATGCACTCTCAAACTATGACGTGAGACTGCATACGATAGCACCAAAAAGTCTGGAAATGCCGGCAGGTCATATGTCGGAACTGAAAAAAAGAGGAGTTGAAGTTATAGAGCACCAGGGTCTTGAAGAAGTCATAAACGATCTGGATGTCTTATACGCAACAAGAATCCAGCGTGAAAGATTCCCGGATTCCGCAAGTTATTCGAGAGTTGCAAACACATACAGGATAACTCCCGACACATTAAAGGATGTCCGTGAAAACCTGATATTACTCCACCCTCTCCCAAGAGCAGGTGAAATAAGTCCTGAAGTGGATGCACTCCCTTATGCAAAATATTTCAGACAGGCACAAAATGGAATACCTGTCAGAATGGCGATGTTAGAAGAGGTAATGCTATGA
- the pyrI gene encoding aspartate carbamoyltransferase regulatory subunit, translating to MSTPDFAKHGLLISPIENGTVIDHIKSGEALNVLRILGITGTTDKSLSIATNVQSSISEKKDIVKISNMELSKDDVNKIALIAPNATINIIRNYCVIEKIGVKIPDLLMGVIICSNPGCISNSNEPIDSKFEVVDGNLHCLYCDNIISSDIANHII from the coding sequence ATGAGCACCCCTGATTTTGCAAAACACGGACTTTTAATTAGTCCTATTGAAAACGGAACGGTTATTGATCATATAAAATCCGGTGAGGCATTAAATGTCCTGAGAATTCTTGGCATTACAGGAACAACTGACAAATCACTATCAATAGCAACAAATGTCCAGAGCAGCATCTCAGAAAAAAAGGATATTGTAAAAATCTCAAACATGGAGCTTTCAAAAGACGATGTAAATAAAATTGCCCTGATTGCTCCAAATGCCACCATCAATATCATAAGAAACTATTGCGTTATTGAAAAAATAGGCGTTAAAATACCGGATCTGCTAATGGGCGTTATAATCTGTTCAAATCCCGGATGCATTTCAAATTCAAATGAACCTATCGACAGCAAATTTGAAGTTGTGGATGGGAATCTGCATTGTCTTTACTGCGACAACATAATTTCAAGTGATATAGCGAACCATATAATATAA
- a CDS encoding sensor histidine kinase, translated as MGTRSKNKNLLNNFFNFKYYKLAAVIVITAISFLASLFGILTDNSPLSHFLIIPVVLVSFLYPKRGLLFSSITGITFLFIFFIINHGTEGYIPRGILQITMIILAGSIISYITLKFEAAEEKYLKTINDQTEMIYSFRPGGVYTVVNNAFCEYYDVDKIKVEGHTFYPKMPTEDIKNIRSLLKSLDPQNPVKSIDHRIIRPDGSIRWVSCNIRAIFDDDNCVKEFQTVARDITDSMVLQDNLKDKINYVSALMDTIPAPVYYRDLSGTCRDCNSAFEKLSGLSKSDIVGKNLHEIFEPEMADCLIRYDEIVLADRKQQQYESEIINSDGNRHYFLFSKMPRVGTGKNVAGIIGTAFEITARKQAEEELKKSLNEKTILLNEVHHRVKNNLAILNSMIGMQMNGISEGYYYEKLNDTRNRIMSMALIHEELYKSDSISYINPDVHFNTLAKELISNFNMSKEIGFCIKTDGCLFDINTAIPCSIVVNELITNSIKYAFEERDFGNITIHMHSDNDFYYLKISDDGTGMPKDFDQNNTSTLGMKLVKNIIEYQLEGKITLLSEEGTTWDIEIPKSTE; from the coding sequence TTGGGGACACGCAGTAAAAATAAAAACCTGCTAAATAATTTTTTTAATTTTAAATATTACAAACTGGCGGCTGTAATTGTAATTACAGCAATATCCTTTTTGGCATCACTATTTGGAATTCTAACAGACAATTCACCATTATCTCATTTTCTGATAATTCCGGTTGTACTGGTTTCATTTCTCTATCCAAAAAGAGGATTACTATTTTCATCCATTACAGGGATTACGTTTTTATTCATATTTTTTATTATCAACCATGGCACAGAAGGATACATCCCCCGTGGAATACTCCAGATTACGATGATAATACTGGCAGGTTCAATAATATCATATATTACATTAAAATTTGAAGCAGCCGAAGAGAAATATCTCAAAACAATCAACGACCAGACAGAGATGATATACAGTTTCCGGCCCGGAGGAGTCTATACTGTCGTAAATAATGCCTTTTGTGAATATTATGATGTGGACAAAATAAAAGTGGAAGGTCACACTTTTTATCCAAAAATGCCAACAGAAGATATCAAAAATATCAGAAGTCTCCTGAAAAGTCTTGATCCTCAAAATCCCGTAAAAAGTATAGATCACAGAATAATACGGCCTGACGGAAGCATAAGGTGGGTCAGCTGTAATATCCGGGCAATTTTTGATGATGATAACTGTGTTAAAGAGTTTCAGACAGTTGCAAGGGATATAACAGACAGTATGGTGCTTCAGGATAATTTAAAAGACAAAATAAATTATGTCTCTGCCCTGATGGACACAATACCCGCACCGGTCTATTATCGTGATTTAAGTGGCACATGCAGGGACTGCAACAGTGCATTTGAAAAGTTATCGGGACTCAGTAAAAGTGATATTGTCGGGAAGAATCTCCATGAAATTTTTGAACCGGAGATGGCAGACTGCCTCATAAGGTATGACGAAATAGTATTAGCGGACAGAAAACAACAACAGTATGAAAGCGAAATAATAAATTCCGATGGTAACAGGCACTATTTCCTATTCAGCAAAATGCCAAGAGTTGGAACAGGCAAAAATGTAGCAGGCATTATCGGAACAGCTTTTGAAATTACCGCCAGAAAACAGGCAGAAGAAGAACTTAAAAAATCCCTTAATGAAAAGACAATCCTCTTAAATGAAGTTCATCACAGAGTTAAAAATAATCTTGCGATACTCAACTCTATGATTGGAATGCAGATGAACGGAATATCAGAAGGCTACTATTATGAAAAATTAAACGACACAAGAAACAGAATTATGTCAATGGCTCTAATTCATGAAGAGCTTTATAAATCCGACAGTATTTCATACATAAACCCGGATGTACATTTCAATACCCTTGCAAAAGAACTGATTTCAAATTTTAATATGTCTAAAGAGATAGGATTTTGCATAAAAACAGACGGATGCCTCTTTGATATAAACACTGCCATTCCGTGCAGTATTGTTGTAAATGAACTCATTACAAATTCAATAAAATATGCATTTGAGGAAAGGGATTTTGGGAATATTACCATTCACATGCATTCAGACAATGATTTTTATTATTTGAAAATTAGCGATGACGGAACAGGTATGCCAAAAGATTTCGATCAGAACAATACATCAACACTTGGAATGAAGCTCGTAAAAAACATAATTGAATATCAGCTTGAAGGAAAAATTACACTTTTATCAGAAGAAGGAACTACGTGGGATATTGAAATTCCAAAATCAACAGAATAA
- a CDS encoding phosphopantetheine adenylyltransferase, translated as MKVMVGGTFDPLHDGHRKLLARSFEIAGKDGSVIIGLSGDEFANRKSHPIHPFEKRKGALVEFLNLEFPGSAWNIEMLSDRFGSTLDKDFDAIVVSEETFKTAMEINKIRKEKGMKKVDIHQITCVLAEDGRWISSTRIWKGEIDTHGSLLNK; from the coding sequence ATGAAAGTTATGGTTGGGGGCACATTTGATCCGCTTCATGACGGCCACAGAAAACTTCTTGCAAGATCGTTTGAAATTGCAGGTAAAGACGGCAGCGTCATAATCGGCCTTTCAGGAGATGAATTTGCAAACAGAAAATCCCATCCTATTCATCCTTTTGAAAAGAGAAAGGGTGCTCTTGTTGAATTTTTGAATCTGGAATTTCCCGGGTCAGCATGGAATATTGAAATGCTCAGCGACAGGTTTGGTTCAACTCTCGATAAGGATTTTGATGCAATTGTTGTAAGTGAAGAAACCTTTAAAACTGCAATGGAGATCAACAAAATCCGAAAGGAGAAGGGAATGAAAAAGGTTGACATCCACCAGATTACATGCGTTTTAGCAGAAGACGGACGCTGGATATCAAGCACCAGAATCTGGAAGGGAGAGATAGATACACACGGTTCACTGCTGAATAAATAA
- a CDS encoding gamma carbonic anhydrase family protein: MSSDTGERSAAFIADNAKILGDVTLKKDTGIWFGAVLRADKDSIIIGEGSNVQDNCVVHVSSNNPVNIGKNVTIGHGAIIHGCTIKDRVLVGMGAIILNGAVIGEDTIIGAGAVITENKTIPPGSLVMGVPGKVIKEVNEEQKAHIIKNAESYVSLAKEYADNE, translated from the coding sequence ATGAGTAGTGATACCGGGGAGAGGTCTGCTGCCTTCATTGCAGACAATGCAAAAATACTTGGAGATGTCACTTTAAAAAAGGACACAGGAATCTGGTTTGGAGCAGTATTAAGGGCAGATAAAGACTCAATCATCATCGGAGAGGGATCAAATGTACAGGATAACTGCGTCGTGCATGTATCATCAAATAATCCCGTAAATATAGGCAAAAACGTGACGATAGGGCATGGTGCAATAATTCACGGCTGCACCATCAAAGACAGGGTACTTGTCGGCATGGGTGCAATAATTCTCAACGGAGCTGTCATTGGAGAAGACACAATTATCGGCGCAGGCGCTGTAATTACTGAAAACAAAACTATACCTCCGGGATCACTTGTGATGGGAGTTCCGGGAAAGGTAATTAAGGAAGTCAACGAAGAGCAAAAAGCTCACATAATTAAAAACGCAGAATCATACGTAAGCCTTGCAAAGGAGTACGCAGATAATGAGTGA